From Pelmatolapia mariae isolate MD_Pm_ZW linkage group LG22, Pm_UMD_F_2, whole genome shotgun sequence, a single genomic window includes:
- the LOC135932168 gene encoding interferon-induced very large GTPase 1-like, whose product MRMADLMAARRGRLLEETTDGYTSGNKKKPSQTETETLLERLHLQDKVQQKLSPANFLQIHVPGKHMDHVKSEKDLAHTFLHRLIMLDYRARYIPVRPHSPEVTTVFDDTEIDYNDLEYFLKTSVDTNDKEREENALVHPMDIQMAVFHCSDSFLKQMMITKLSQCQYALPLLVPDPVTKEIQFPLWTFREITKTWKVTQIKDGSTIITMKSVPVYKAETPLVSFFRLGSLSVSKSQLMNNLINDRHDTFFHRNCPGNSQSCCLMDGVAEIAWYCPAGKPNDDFNDCIAFCNLHGDALLTERQRDILIQKSSINIFVLESLPCNEESRSLISSHFKSQKPLVCLTVDDSRDVVKIKNGKYTIGLKAKNHSDVSEQLKKIIREVLSSLDGPILKPSFQLETMAELSGIRVDETDPACQRGKSAAMEIINLLKKDNLDVSKIKDEFLPCQGQLWHQWSKIHKHNTLFHLTGNIEMEKSQKQQELMNIRQKQCAASCSKLMQLFTGSLSSLPPTVREYFLKGMQIFIDTLCTDYLSSILKSFDEKWSEVLALKNKRDEALLLKTKTELDDISKKLQSATFGLEHIFREMGQIYEAHKTTQRESRHTDWSKYPELAAQLMISGHPMELMDGDAGHVPLTWISGLLEEVIKKLGDQRIFVLSVLGLQSSGKSTMLNTMFGLQFAVSAGRCTKGAFMQLLKVSEEMKKDLKFDYVLVVDTEGLRALEVEGNNTLHHDNELATLVVGLGNLTLINIFGENPSDMQDILQIVVQAFMRMKGVKLSPSCVFVHQNVTDVAAAEKNMDGKRRLQEKLDQMAKLAAKEEVCDAECFSDVIEFDVQKDVKYCAQLWEGSPPMALPNPGYSESIQEVKNTILSKASKSDGITLSQFKTNIQDLWTALLTENFVFSFKNTLEIAVYRKLEVQYGSWTWTLRSNMLTIENQLHNRIENGKLDEVEQSYLFKEPRKAYEEVIKEMTKYFEDDKDREILTQWRERFEIKIKEFHDEQVKKVKRKLDGVIQQRKAHKIIDDKKLEFENKLLQKSKELAQKLKDKAKDEEELQRQFSSVWSGWVTELTADIKPAEEINLEKDQFIILKELGFEPALIDKCKRSGRYKKILTLGDYWDYIIASGQKYLRTLANIYQKYTSLGAFSYEEQQQIRWLISKAEKDSLDAIKSKPVVSRGYSTTYLCEMANHVKIELQKFQSEKKYTLRKEFRVDLLLYVFYRAESWLEESHKKSKMNNDPLTYLESKKTHYYTTFRSFCKENSSAVVLGELICEKLKASTLEAVCNKTAIDLAGKMRCNFPAFSGNRLNLEKHVLKSLAEKEDFDDFILYITNPRRQTEAFIKTEVEKHIFKDHTDVAVNVLKKNVDDIKTTLSQALFTATQKVKNQRGNTDMWMKEFSNVLKHELKFDNICFENFSDINYLYFLNEEIKKGVISITEQMSSLSLDKLKEFRLRADEILIDQLCNCCWVKCPFCAAVCTNTMKDHSPDDHSTPFHRPSVIRGEHWGHTGEFGMHFCTELVSSNYWFYPYHYSGKSIPCKQYKSAGSQYCTWRITPNGSNLAYWKWFVCRFQHELEKHYNFKFQGRREIPHQWKTVSKYDAIKSLGEIY is encoded by the exons ATGCGAATGGCAGACCTGATGGCTGCGCGTCGAGGACGGCTGCTGGAAG AAACCACAGACGGTTACACGAGTGGAAACAAGAAG AAGCCGAGTCAGACAGAAACTGAGACACTGCTTGAGAGACTTCACCTTCAAGATAAAGTTCAACAGAAGTTGTCACCAGCAAATTTTCTTCAAATACATGTACCTGGGAAACACATGGACCACGTGAAATCTGAAAAAGATCTAGCTCATACTTTTCTCCACAGGTTGATAATGTTGGACTACAGGGCCAGATATATTCCTGTAAGACCACACAGTCCTGAGGTGACTACAGTGTTTGATGACACTGAGATAGATTACAATGATCTGGAGTATTTCTTGAAAACCAGTGTAGACACAAAtgacaaagagagggaagagaaTGCTCTTGTGCATCCAATGGACATTCAGATGGCAGTATTTCACTGTTCAGACAGCTTCCTGAAACAGATGATGATTACAAAACTCTCTCAGTGTCAGTATGCCTTACCTTTGCTTGTTCCTGATCCAGTCACAAAGGAGATTCAGTTTCCTCTGTGGACTTTCAGAGAAATAACAAAAACCTGGAAGGTAACACAAATCAAAGATGGCTCAACGATCATCACCATGAAGAGTGTTCCAGTCTACAAAGCTGAAACACCCTTGGTGTCATTTTTTCGCCTGGGTTCTTTGTCAGTGTCTAAATCTCAGCTGATGAACAATTTGATCAATGACCGTCACGACACCTTCTTCCACAGAAACTGCCCAGGAAACAGCCAGTCTTGCTGTTTGATGGATGGTGTGGCAGAGATTGCCTGGTACTGCCCTGCTGGAAAACCCAATGATGACTTCAATGACTGCATTGCCTTTTGTAATCTTCATGGTGATGCTCTGTTGACGGAAAGACAGCGTGACATACTGATTCAAAAATCCTCCatcaatatttttgttttggaaTCTCTGCCATGCAATGAAGAAAGTCGATCACTTATTTCTTCTCATTTTAAGTCTCAGAAGCCTCTTGTTTGTTTAACTGTTGATGACAGTCGTGATGTTGTCAAGATAAAAAATGGGAAGTACACAATAGGCCTTAAAGCTAAAAACCACTCAGATGTATCTGAACAGCTAAAAAAGATCATCCGAGAGGTTTTGTCTTCTCTTGATGGTCCCATCTTGAAACCATCCTTCCAGCTTGAAACCATGGCTGAGCTCTCTGGAATCAGAGTGGATGAAACTGACCCAGCCTGTCAAAGAGGGAAATCTGCTGCTATGGAAATAATCAATCTGCTTAAAAAGGATAACTTGGATGTCTCAAAGATCAAAGATGAATTTCTTCCTTGTCAAGGCCAACTGTGGCATCAGTGGagcaaaatacacaaacacaatacACTGTTTCATCTCACAGGAAACATTGAAATGGAGAAAAGTCAAAAGCAACAAGAACTGATGAACATACGTCAGAAACAATGTGCTGCTTCCTGCAGTAAACTGATGCAGTTGTTCACTGGAAGTCTCTCGTCATTGCCACCAACAGTCAGAGAGTATTTCCTAAAAGGGATGCAGATCTTCATAGATACTCTCTGCACAGATTATCTTTCTTCAATTCTCAAAAGTTTTGATGAAAAGTGGTCTGAGGTCTTGGCTTTGAAGAACAAACGGGACGAAGCTctgttattaaaaacaaaaactgaacttgATGACATATCAAAGAAACTTCAGTCTGCAACCTTTGGTTTGGAGCACATCTTCAGAGAAATGGGACAGATCTATGAAGCccataaaacaacacaaagagagAGCAGACACACTGACTGGTCTAAATACCCTGAGCTGGCTGCACAGCTGATGATATCAGGACACCCGATGGAGCTGATGGATGGTGATGCAGGTCATGTGCCTTTAACATGGATCTCCGGTCTTTTAGAAGAAGTCATCAAGAAACTGGGGGACCAGAGAATTTTTGTGTTGTCAGTTTTGGGCCTACAAAGCAGTGGAAAATCAACAATGCTGAACACCATGTTTGGGCTGCAGTTTGCAGTGAGTGCTGGCAGGTGCACCAAAGGTGCCTTCATGCAGCTGCTCAAAGTATCAGAGGAAATGAAGAAAGACTTGAAGTTTGACTATGTTCTAGTGGTGGACACTGAAGGACTGCGTGCTCTTGAGGTAGAAGGTAACAACACTCTTCATCATGACAATGAACTGGCAACACTTGTTGTTGGTCTGGGAAACCTGACACTGATCAACATCTTTGGAGAGAATCCGTCTGATATGCAGGACATCCTGCAGATTGTTGTTCAGGCTTTCATGAGGATGAAGGGAGTTAAACTTTCTCCcagttgtgtgtttgttcacCAGAATGTCACAGATgttgcagcagcagagaaaaacaTGGATGGAAAGAGACGCCTGCAGGAAAAACTGGACCAGATGGCCAAACTAGCAGCCAAAGAGGAAGTTTGTGATGCAGAGTGCTTCAGTGATGTCATTGAATTTGATGTTCAGAAAGATGTGAAATACTGTGCCCAGCTGTGGGAGGGCAGTCCACCCATGGCTCTTCCAAATCCAGGTTACAGTGAGAGCATCCAGGAAGTGAAGAACACCATCCTCTCTAAAGCTTCAAAGTCTGATGGGATCACTCTCTCACAGTTCAAAACAAACATCCAGGACCTGTGGACTGCACTGCTGACTGaaaattttgttttcagttttaaaaacacacttgaAATTGCAGTGTACAGAAAACTGGAAGTCCAGTATGGGAGCTGGACCTGGACCCTGAGGAGCAACATGTTGACTATTGAAAACCAACTTCATAACAGAATTGAAAATGGAAAACTTGATGAGGTTGAACAATCTTATCTTTTTAAAGAACCAAGGAAAGCATATGAAGAAGTCATAAAAGAAATGACAAAGTACTTTGAGGatgacaaagacagagagatCTTGACTCAGTGGAGAGAACGATTTGAAATCAAAATTAAAGAGTTTCATGATGAACAggtgaaaaaagtgaaaagaaaactgGATGGAGTTATCCAACAGAGGAAAGCTCATAAAATCATTGATGATAAGAAATTAGAGTTTGAGAACAAACTGCTACAGAAGAGCAAAGAGCTCGCTCAGAAACTGAAGGATAAAGCCAAAGATGAAGAAGAGCTTCAACGACAGTTCAGCTCTGTTTGGAGTGGCTGGGTTACTGAATTAACAGCAGATATAAAACCTGCTGAAGAAATTAACTTGGaaaaagatcagtttataatcCTAAAAGAACTTGGTTTTGAGCCAGCTCTCATAGATAAATGTAAAAGAAGTGGCAGATACAAGAAAATATTAACGCTTGGTGATTATTGGGATTATATCATTGCAAGTGGACAAAAATATCTCAGAACATTAGCTAATATTTATCAAAAATACACATCACTTGGTGCTTTCTCTTATGAAGAGCAACAACAGATCCGTTGGCTCATTAGCAAAGCTGAAAAAGACTCACTTGATGCAATCAAAAGCAAACCTGTAGTTTCAAGAGGCTACTCAACAACTTATTTATGTGAAATGGCCAATCACGTAAAAATAGAATTGCAGAAATTTCAGTCAGAGAAGAAATACACCTTGAGGAAAGAATTTAGAGTTGATCTCTTGCTGTATGTGTTCTACAGGGCAGAAAGTTGGCTTGAGGAGTCACACAAGAAATCTAAAATGAATAATGATCCACTCACTTATTTAGAAAGCAAGAAAACACATTATTACACAACTTTTAGAAGCTTTTGTAAAGAAAACTCATCTGCTGTTGTACTTGGAGAACTGATCTGTGAGAAGCTGAAAGCGTCCACTCTTGAGGCTGTCTGTAACAAGACTGCCATTGATCTCGCTGGAAAGATGAGGTGTAATTTCCCAGCATTCAGTGGGAACAGACTGAACTTGGAGAAACATGTGTTGAAGTCACTCGCTGAGAAAGAAGACTTTGATGATTTCATCCTGTACATCACAAATCCAAGGAGACAAACAGAAGCTTTCATCAAAACAGAGGTTGAGAAGCACATCTTCAAAGATCACACAGATGTAGCTGTGAATGTACTCAAGAAAAATGTTGATGACATCAAAACAACCTTGAGTCAGGCTTTATTTACTGCAACACAAAAGGTCAAAAATCAGAGAGGAAACACAGACATGTGGATGAAGGAATTTTCTAATGTCCTAAAGCACGAGCTGAAATTTGACAACATTTGTTTTGAAAACTTCAGTGACATAAATTATTTGTATTTCCTCAATGAAGAGATTAAAAAAGGAGTTATATCCATCACTGAGCAGATGAGCAGCCTCTCCCTGGATAAGCTGAAGGAATTCAGACTGAGGGCTGATGAAATCCTCATAGATCAGCTTTGTAACTGCTGCTGGGTAAAGTGTCCATTCTGTGCAGCTGTTTGTACCAACACCATGAAAGATCACAGTCCTGATGACCACAGCACTCCTTTTCATCGTCCCTCTGTGATCAGAGGGGAGCACTGGGGACATACAGGCGAGTTTGGCATGCACTTCTGTACAGAACTGGTTTCAAGTAATTACTGGTTTTACCCTTATCATTACTCAGGGAAGTCCATTCCGTGTAAACAGTACAAAAGTGCTGGCTCACAGTATTGTACCTGGAGAATCACCCCTAATGGATCTAATCTGGCATACTGGAAATGGTTTGTGTGTCGATTTCAGCATGAACTCGAGAAGCACTATAACTTTAAATTCCAGGGCAGACGAGAGATTCCTCATCAGTGGAAAACAGTCTCTAAATATGATGCCATTAAAAGTCTGGGTGAAATATATTGA